One region of Edaphobacter bradus genomic DNA includes:
- a CDS encoding MFS transporter, with the protein MTKHVVASSSAPRLADEAVGRSAVRKASWRLLPLIALGYGMAFMDRVNISFAALQMNRDLHFSATVYGFGAGLFFVSYAACEIPSNLLLLRFGARRWLARIMVTWGALAVAMMFVRTPGQFYVARFFLGMAEAGFFPGVLYYLMQWFPPDMRARAVSRFYVSLPLSSVVMGLLAGALLNLQGRLGLAGWQWLCLVEGLPPIALGIVFLFCLPDTPAHAAWLDPEEQEWLLTQIREDAAAGAHTEGVGRALLDRRVWQLGVLCLCLRGSIYAYTFSAPVILKKLTGFSVTNVGFLIAAMNLLGGAGMILNAIHSDRARERYWHVIVPFLVITAGYFVSGLSMLPWLAVPALAVAVINNSSLEGPLLSIPAIFLKGRGAAAGIAAMNTIGMLGGFLGPYWMGLARDLTGDYQRGLLTLTIPSLAAAAIMFAMHRSSQRQRDAAAG; encoded by the coding sequence ATGACCAAGCACGTGGTTGCTTCATCCTCCGCCCCTCGTCTGGCGGATGAGGCCGTAGGCCGGTCGGCGGTGCGCAAGGCGAGCTGGCGGCTGCTGCCCCTTATCGCTCTCGGGTACGGCATGGCCTTCATGGACCGCGTCAATATCAGTTTTGCTGCGCTGCAGATGAACCGCGATCTGCACTTCAGCGCAACGGTTTATGGCTTTGGCGCGGGGCTCTTCTTTGTGAGCTATGCCGCGTGCGAGATCCCATCCAACCTGCTGCTGTTGCGCTTCGGCGCGCGGCGCTGGCTGGCTCGAATCATGGTCACCTGGGGAGCGCTGGCTGTCGCAATGATGTTCGTGAGGACGCCGGGCCAGTTCTACGTGGCGCGGTTCTTTCTGGGCATGGCGGAGGCAGGCTTCTTTCCCGGAGTGCTCTACTACCTCATGCAGTGGTTCCCGCCGGATATGCGCGCCCGGGCGGTGAGCCGCTTTTACGTCTCACTTCCGCTGAGTTCGGTGGTGATGGGTCTCCTTGCGGGCGCGCTGCTGAACCTGCAGGGACGCCTCGGTCTGGCAGGCTGGCAGTGGCTCTGCCTGGTCGAAGGCCTGCCTCCGATTGCGCTCGGTATCGTCTTCCTGTTTTGCCTGCCCGATACTCCGGCACACGCCGCATGGCTTGATCCAGAGGAGCAGGAGTGGCTTCTCACGCAAATTCGAGAAGATGCGGCTGCGGGAGCTCACACAGAGGGTGTCGGCCGCGCGCTGCTCGACCGGCGGGTCTGGCAGCTCGGTGTGCTCTGCCTCTGCCTGCGCGGCAGCATCTATGCCTATACTTTCTCAGCGCCCGTCATCCTGAAGAAGCTCACCGGATTCAGCGTTACGAATGTCGGCTTCCTGATCGCCGCCATGAACCTGCTGGGTGGAGCCGGCATGATCCTGAACGCCATCCACTCCGATCGTGCTCGCGAGCGTTATTGGCACGTCATTGTTCCGTTTCTGGTGATCACTGCCGGCTACTTCGTCAGCGGCCTCTCCATGCTGCCGTGGCTCGCGGTTCCGGCGCTGGCAGTTGCAGTCATCAACAACAGTTCGCTGGAGGGTCCGCTGTTGTCGATCCCGGCAATCTTCCTCAAGGGAAGAGGGGCGGCGGCAGGCATCGCAGCGATGAATACGATCGGGATGCTCGGCGGCTTCCTCGGTCCTTACTGGATGGGATTGGCCAGGGACCTCACAGGCGATTATCAGCGCGGTTTGCTGACGCTGACCATCCCGAGCCTCGCTGCCGCCGCAATCATGTTTGCGATGCACCGGAGCTCTCAGAGACAGCGGGACGCGGCAGCAGGCTGA
- a CDS encoding HipA domain-containing protein encodes MTKKEMMSPYRQGLPTRFVRVGRRGATWGLPRRFQGYQASGEHVMSMAGAATKCFLSKDGSPEGAYIAKFAHKNGHIETYTELFNNQLGMLLGFGMAHSGIAKLDESLHFVSRSFRTDPADQLLHGSLLVQEIGLADQFELERINTASRQQGIYDIDFVRDMIYQVCDKYADTVFASLVEMLVFDALTGAMDRHPRNWGVLRTATLPAEYKFAPLYDSARALLWDKTDDSLEILESNEGDFQRYVLKSHPRIGLPKSVGQKGKCTHVDLIRYLLSQHKEVTLRAYTKIRVDIERTAGHLLRQHPFRRVFTKRRARLIVRLLLVRQQALEHLIKEGNNA; translated from the coding sequence ATGACCAAAAAAGAGATGATGTCCCCCTATCGCCAGGGACTTCCTACTCGCTTTGTTCGGGTTGGGCGGAGGGGTGCAACCTGGGGCTTACCACGAAGATTTCAGGGCTATCAGGCAAGTGGCGAGCATGTGATGAGCATGGCGGGGGCAGCTACCAAATGCTTTCTGTCAAAGGACGGAAGTCCTGAAGGAGCTTATATAGCCAAATTTGCCCATAAAAATGGGCATATAGAAACCTATACGGAACTCTTCAATAATCAACTAGGAATGTTGTTAGGGTTCGGCATGGCCCATAGCGGTATAGCCAAACTGGACGAGAGTCTTCACTTCGTAAGTCGTTCGTTTAGAACAGATCCAGCCGATCAATTGTTGCACGGAAGCCTCTTAGTACAGGAAATTGGACTTGCAGATCAGTTTGAGCTTGAGCGGATTAACACCGCTTCCCGGCAACAGGGCATCTACGACATCGATTTTGTCCGAGACATGATCTATCAAGTGTGCGATAAATATGCCGATACCGTGTTTGCATCGCTAGTGGAAATGCTCGTGTTCGACGCTCTTACAGGTGCAATGGACCGTCATCCTCGAAATTGGGGGGTTCTACGGACCGCTACGCTACCTGCCGAATATAAATTTGCTCCACTTTACGACTCAGCGAGAGCCCTTTTATGGGACAAGACTGATGATAGTCTAGAAATACTGGAGTCCAACGAGGGGGACTTTCAGCGGTACGTCCTAAAGTCGCATCCGCGCATTGGGCTACCAAAATCGGTAGGACAAAAAGGCAAATGCACGCATGTAGACCTGATACGCTACCTCCTCTCGCAGCATAAAGAGGTGACATTGCGTGCCTACACAAAGATACGTGTCGATATAGAACGCACGGCAGGCCACCTGTTACGTCAACACCCGTTTCGACGTGTGTTCACAAAGCGCCGGGCTCGCCTGATTGTGCGGTTATTGCTGGTTCGCCAACAAGCTTTAGAGCATCTCATAAAGGAGGGAAACAATGCTTAA
- a CDS encoding HipA N-terminal domain-containing protein encodes MSYKTPPPTLLVSYDGRVVAELKKVDRKYSFRYLDAFQEMNLSPLPGLPQKSGESLHDELPLFFKERLPDLRRPEISSWLQAHPSVDRNDDLQLLGALGAHSITDSFVISPAA; translated from the coding sequence ATGTCGTACAAAACGCCGCCACCCACGCTCCTCGTTTCCTACGATGGCAGGGTCGTCGCAGAGTTGAAGAAGGTTGATCGGAAGTATTCGTTTCGTTACTTGGATGCGTTTCAAGAGATGAATCTTTCTCCGCTTCCTGGGCTGCCGCAGAAGAGCGGCGAGTCATTACACGACGAGCTTCCGTTGTTTTTCAAGGAGAGGTTACCAGACCTTCGTCGGCCTGAGATCAGCAGTTGGTTGCAGGCTCATCCATCTGTTGATCGGAACGATGACCTACAGCTGCTCGGAGCACTGGGAGCGCATTCCATAACTGATTCGTTCGTTATCTCACCCGCTGCATAA
- the tsaE gene encoding tRNA (adenosine(37)-N6)-threonylcarbamoyltransferase complex ATPase subunit type 1 TsaE, with protein MSVTPSFTREKRFRTRSVSGTLALGQTIAEILSPPPKLVVLRGDVGAGKTTLVKGIAAALGAAQEEDVTSPTFTLVHEYAGPKVRVYHLDLYRLETEKELATLGIEEMESQPDALVLVEWGERFESIVSRADAEIAMEHGEGNERLLMVRWR; from the coding sequence ATGAGCGTCACGCCGAGCTTTACTCGCGAAAAGCGGTTTCGCACGCGGTCGGTTTCAGGGACGCTGGCGCTGGGCCAGACGATCGCCGAGATTCTGTCGCCTCCGCCGAAGCTGGTCGTGCTGCGCGGCGATGTGGGCGCAGGCAAGACGACGCTGGTGAAGGGCATCGCTGCGGCGCTCGGCGCGGCCCAGGAGGAGGACGTGACCAGCCCGACCTTCACGCTCGTCCACGAGTATGCCGGGCCGAAGGTGCGGGTCTATCACCTCGATCTCTACCGGCTGGAGACCGAGAAGGAACTCGCTACGCTCGGCATTGAGGAGATGGAGTCCCAACCCGACGCGCTGGTTCTGGTCGAGTGGGGCGAGCGCTTCGAGAGCATCGTCAGCCGCGCCGACGCCGAGATCGCCATGGAGCACGGCGAGGGCAATGAGCGGCTGCTGATGGTCCGGTGGCGGTAG
- a CDS encoding NAD(P)H-hydrate dehydratase, with protein sequence MKILTSAEMGAADRRTAEEFGVPLNTLMDNAGSAVATFCLAEYPAARRVVALCGKGNNGGDGFVAARLLAAKGRDVTVVLLGRAAEVKAGEAATALDRLRYEASKVALLEIEDASELAPLLDDCDLLIDAVVGTGFQPPLRGLAAAARDVVNRTSVPVVAVDLPSGWDADSMEQSAEGAYRADAVATFTAPKMAHVFGHLTSATFGPVVVAPIGSPEAAVQSGSGLTWAGSSKAVVERPRDVDANKGRFGHVLIVGGSYGTAGAPSMASLAAMRTGAGLVTAAVPDSIVGLVGGVAPELMVRPLLQGPEGAVSLRNLAGDRLAALLERMTVVAVGPGLSQKGEASAVARELVAKTRVPMVLDADALNAFAGRAELLDGAGRVLVLTPHPGEMARLAGLTVKEVEADRIGLARRFATAHKVTLVLKGWRTLIAHPDGSIAVNTTGNPAMAKGGSGDILTGIVAAMLAQYPDDVARAVETAVYLHGLAGDFAAQAMDEHTVLATDTVRHLSDAFRSRVTDANRLTWITGLRIAGLRIAGLRSVGLRA encoded by the coding sequence ATGAAGATTCTCACCTCCGCAGAGATGGGGGCGGCCGACCGGCGGACCGCCGAGGAGTTTGGCGTTCCGCTGAATACGCTGATGGATAACGCCGGCTCAGCGGTGGCGACGTTCTGCCTGGCGGAGTATCCGGCGGCGCGGCGCGTTGTCGCGTTGTGCGGCAAGGGAAACAACGGCGGCGATGGCTTCGTCGCAGCGCGGCTGCTGGCGGCGAAGGGACGCGACGTTACAGTTGTGCTGCTGGGGCGCGCCGCCGAGGTAAAGGCAGGAGAAGCCGCTACGGCTCTCGATCGGCTGAGGTACGAGGCTTCGAAGGTCGCTCTGCTTGAGATCGAGGACGCCTCTGAACTCGCACCACTGCTCGACGACTGCGATCTGCTCATCGACGCTGTCGTCGGTACGGGCTTTCAGCCGCCGCTGCGCGGGCTTGCCGCTGCGGCGCGCGATGTTGTGAACCGCACGTCTGTGCCCGTCGTTGCGGTCGATCTGCCCTCGGGTTGGGACGCTGACTCGATGGAGCAGAGCGCAGAGGGCGCCTATCGCGCCGATGCCGTCGCCACATTCACGGCTCCGAAGATGGCTCACGTCTTTGGACACTTGACGAGCGCGACGTTTGGGCCGGTCGTCGTCGCTCCGATTGGCTCGCCGGAGGCGGCGGTGCAGTCGGGCTCGGGGCTCACGTGGGCGGGCTCGTCGAAGGCAGTTGTGGAGCGGCCTCGCGATGTGGACGCCAACAAAGGCCGCTTCGGCCATGTGCTCATCGTCGGCGGAAGCTACGGGACAGCCGGCGCGCCTTCGATGGCGTCGCTGGCGGCGATGCGGACCGGCGCGGGACTGGTGACGGCTGCGGTTCCGGACAGCATCGTCGGGCTGGTCGGCGGGGTCGCGCCGGAGCTGATGGTTCGCCCGCTGCTGCAGGGGCCCGAAGGTGCGGTCTCGCTGAGGAATCTCGCGGGCGACAGGCTCGCGGCGCTGCTGGAGCGTATGACCGTCGTTGCGGTTGGGCCGGGGCTCTCGCAGAAGGGCGAGGCTTCGGCGGTGGCGCGCGAGCTGGTGGCAAAGACGCGCGTGCCGATGGTGCTCGACGCCGACGCGCTGAACGCCTTCGCCGGGCGCGCCGAGCTGCTCGACGGCGCGGGGCGCGTGCTGGTGCTGACTCCGCATCCGGGCGAGATGGCGCGGCTCGCCGGGCTGACCGTCAAGGAGGTCGAGGCCGACCGCATCGGGCTTGCGCGCCGGTTTGCTACGGCGCACAAGGTCACGCTGGTGCTCAAGGGCTGGCGAACGCTGATCGCGCATCCCGACGGCAGCATCGCCGTGAATACGACGGGGAATCCAGCGATGGCGAAGGGCGGCAGCGGCGACATCCTGACCGGCATCGTCGCGGCGATGCTGGCGCAGTATCCCGATGACGTTGCCCGCGCGGTGGAGACGGCGGTCTACCTGCACGGTCTCGCGGGTGATTTCGCCGCGCAGGCGATGGATGAACATACCGTTCTCGCGACAGACACAGTGCGCCATCTTTCGGATGCGTTCCGCTCTCGCGTGACCGACGCGAATCGGCTCACGTGGATCACAGGACTTCGGATCGCAGGACTTCGGATCGCAGGGCTTCGGAGCGTGGGGCTGCGCGCATGA
- the folP gene encoding dihydropteroate synthase, translated as MPFLPRPSYDWHLRSRTLALGQRTIIMGILNVTPDSFSDGGYFYSAENAPERALAHAIRLLDEGAQILDIGGETTRPNATPLTANEEQARILPVIEAILAHRPEVILSVDTYHAATAKRAVEAGVEIVNDVSGFLWDTEMAATCAALRCGLVLMHTRGRPQEWRELPPLAPQAVVPMVLNDLAQRLDEATSAGIARNRIVLDPGVGFGKLLDENYPLLSHFDELQELGLPLLLGASRKGFLAHTIASLHGQGPPAQEPPAVDARLHATIAASVAAILNGAHIVRVHDVLAAAEAAAVADRILSLL; from the coding sequence ATGCCGTTTCTGCCTCGCCCGAGCTACGACTGGCATCTCCGCTCCCGAACTCTCGCTCTCGGGCAGCGGACGATCATCATGGGCATCCTCAACGTCACGCCCGACTCGTTCTCCGACGGCGGCTACTTCTACTCGGCCGAGAACGCCCCCGAACGCGCTCTGGCGCACGCCATCCGGCTGCTCGACGAGGGAGCGCAGATCCTCGACATCGGCGGCGAGACGACTCGGCCCAATGCCACTCCACTCACCGCGAACGAAGAGCAGGCGCGCATCCTGCCCGTCATCGAAGCCATCCTCGCGCACCGCCCCGAGGTGATCCTCTCGGTCGACACCTACCACGCGGCAACGGCGAAGCGCGCCGTTGAGGCGGGAGTCGAGATCGTCAACGATGTCAGCGGGTTCCTCTGGGACACGGAGATGGCCGCGACCTGTGCGGCGCTGCGCTGCGGCCTCGTGCTGATGCACACGCGCGGAAGGCCGCAGGAGTGGCGCGAGTTGCCTCCGCTGGCTCCGCAGGCCGTCGTGCCGATGGTGCTGAACGACCTGGCGCAGCGGCTCGATGAGGCGACGTCCGCAGGCATCGCGCGCAACCGCATCGTGCTCGATCCCGGGGTCGGCTTCGGCAAGCTCCTCGACGAGAACTATCCACTGCTCTCGCACTTCGACGAGCTGCAGGAGCTCGGCCTGCCGCTGCTGCTCGGGGCCTCGCGCAAGGGCTTCCTCGCGCACACGATCGCGTCGCTGCATGGCCAGGGGCCACCAGCCCAGGAGCCGCCCGCAGTCGACGCGCGGCTGCATGCAACCATCGCCGCAAGCGTCGCCGCGATCCTCAACGGAGCACACATCGTGCGCGTGCATGACGTGCTGGCTGCGGCTGAGGCTGCCGCCGTGGCCGATCGCATCCTCTCGCTGCTCTGA
- the dacB gene encoding D-alanyl-D-alanine carboxypeptidase/D-alanyl-D-alanine endopeptidase has translation MRFAVALLVVCSGVARAQETGCTGAKGKAGSSAPCSEMAKQIAALLDDPQVARAHWGIDVTAIDGTPIYSLNEGQLFQPASNAKMFTTATALALLGANTTFETKIVARGVFNGATKLTGDVVLVGSGDANLSGREIPYVPPSMRPKLAPGQTPPLGPPALRYLDEMADQVAKTGLKVVNGDVVGDDTLFPWEPYPQDWSIDDTVWGYGAPISALSINDNQIKVTVTPGDAPGKPPTVTIDPIAPYYTIDTTALVTGAAKSGSHVDMQRAMGSKVLRIYGSIAVDAQPDEEEVAIIDPAEYAAAALKSMLEARGIVVTGVARARHRISTDSTGFMQASHEPLATMDWSKTYAPQRPAEQGTSVLARHTSPTLIEDVVVTNKVSQNLHAEMFLHNAGAAVLSDGSTVGGARVVRAFLEHAGIDKDDFVFFDGSGLSGHDLVAPRATVRLLQYATTQPWFADWRRSLPIGGEDGSLVERFGKAPLKDHVFAKTGTLGEARALSGYLDCASGKTVIFSIMVGNHTPASSADREAMDKIVAAIAAAN, from the coding sequence ATGCGGTTTGCGGTGGCGTTGCTGGTGGTGTGTTCAGGCGTAGCGCGCGCTCAGGAAACAGGATGCACTGGTGCGAAGGGCAAGGCTGGCAGCAGCGCGCCGTGCTCCGAGATGGCGAAGCAGATCGCGGCCCTGCTGGACGACCCGCAGGTGGCGCGAGCGCACTGGGGAATCGACGTGACGGCAATAGACGGCACGCCGATCTACTCGCTGAACGAGGGCCAGCTCTTTCAGCCGGCGAGTAACGCGAAGATGTTCACGACGGCGACTGCGCTCGCACTGCTCGGCGCGAACACGACCTTTGAGACGAAGATCGTTGCGCGAGGCGTCTTCAACGGAGCGACCAAGCTCACCGGCGACGTCGTGCTGGTGGGCTCGGGCGATGCGAACCTCTCGGGGCGCGAGATTCCTTATGTTCCGCCGTCGATGCGGCCGAAGCTGGCTCCGGGACAGACTCCTCCGCTGGGGCCGCCTGCGCTGCGGTATCTGGACGAGATGGCCGATCAGGTCGCGAAGACGGGCCTGAAGGTCGTGAACGGCGATGTGGTGGGAGACGACACGCTGTTTCCGTGGGAGCCTTATCCGCAGGACTGGTCGATCGACGACACGGTGTGGGGATACGGAGCGCCCATCTCCGCGCTGTCGATCAACGATAACCAGATCAAGGTGACTGTGACGCCGGGAGACGCGCCGGGCAAGCCGCCGACAGTGACGATCGATCCGATTGCGCCGTACTACACCATCGACACAACGGCGCTGGTGACCGGCGCGGCCAAGAGCGGCAGCCACGTGGACATGCAGCGCGCGATGGGCTCGAAGGTGCTGCGGATCTACGGGTCGATTGCAGTGGACGCGCAGCCGGATGAGGAGGAAGTCGCGATCATCGATCCGGCGGAGTACGCGGCTGCCGCTCTGAAGTCGATGCTGGAGGCACGTGGGATTGTGGTGACGGGCGTAGCGCGGGCGCGGCACCGCATCTCGACGGATTCGACGGGGTTCATGCAAGCTTCGCATGAGCCGCTGGCAACGATGGACTGGTCGAAGACTTACGCGCCGCAGAGGCCGGCGGAGCAAGGGACGAGCGTGCTGGCGCGGCACACCTCGCCGACGCTGATCGAAGACGTCGTGGTGACGAACAAGGTCAGTCAGAATCTCCACGCAGAGATGTTCCTGCATAACGCAGGCGCCGCAGTGCTGAGCGATGGTTCGACGGTCGGCGGAGCGCGCGTGGTGCGGGCGTTTCTCGAGCATGCGGGCATCGACAAGGATGACTTCGTCTTCTTCGACGGCTCAGGCCTGAGCGGTCACGATCTGGTGGCTCCCCGGGCGACGGTGCGGTTGCTGCAGTACGCGACGACGCAGCCGTGGTTCGCCGACTGGCGCCGCTCGCTGCCCATAGGCGGCGAGGACGGCTCGCTGGTGGAGCGGTTCGGCAAGGCTCCGTTGAAAGACCATGTCTTTGCGAAGACGGGGACGCTGGGCGAGGCGCGCGCGCTGAGCGGCTATCTCGACTGCGCGAGCGGGAAGACGGTGATCTTCTCGATCATGGTGGGGAACCACACTCCCGCGTCGAGCGCCGACCGCGAGGCGATGGACAAGATCGTGGCGGCCATTGCGGCGGCGAACTGA
- a CDS encoding c-type cytochrome: MLAAMAVTLMAGCRRVPPPTPLSELNAQQMHGHAVFQTQCARCHNDRQDAPLNGPPLIGIYKKQYLHSGAPANDERVTDTIQHGHGLMPAMGNTIDQQDLDDLLRYLHTL; the protein is encoded by the coding sequence TTGCTGGCCGCTATGGCCGTGACGCTGATGGCGGGATGTAGGCGTGTGCCTCCGCCAACTCCGCTGTCGGAGCTGAATGCGCAGCAGATGCATGGTCATGCGGTGTTTCAGACGCAGTGCGCGCGCTGCCATAACGACCGTCAGGACGCTCCGCTGAACGGGCCTCCGCTGATTGGGATCTACAAGAAGCAGTATCTGCACAGCGGCGCACCTGCAAACGACGAGCGCGTCACGGACACGATTCAGCACGGCCACGGACTGATGCCGGCAATGGGGAATACGATTGACCAGCAGGACCTGGACGATCTGCTGAGGTATCTGCATACGTTATGA
- the lipA gene encoding lipoyl synthase, whose protein sequence is MTPPVATIQEELVQIDLTPRKPAPKPAWLKAKAPMGETFHSLKKMARELNLHTVCESAQCPNIGECWNQKAATFMMLGNLCTRRCGFCAVPKGKPEPIDFDEPRRVAYAVAQLGLHHAVITSVNRDDDNVGAAQAFVKVVEEIRLQAPGCRVEILTPDFQGNEESLRLVVAARPEILNHNIETVPRLYRVAKSGGRYERSLRFLEHAKEIAAETGEEIVTKTGIIVGMGEEIHELLSVFRDLADRRVDILTIGQYLRPSRDHLPMMRYYTPDEFAFLKHEALGMGFKHVESGPLVRSSYHAQEQAESTGLA, encoded by the coding sequence ATGACTCCGCCGGTGGCAACGATACAGGAAGAGCTTGTCCAGATCGACCTTACGCCGAGGAAGCCCGCGCCGAAGCCTGCATGGCTGAAGGCGAAGGCCCCCATGGGCGAAACCTTTCACAGCCTGAAGAAGATGGCGCGGGAGCTGAACCTCCATACCGTGTGCGAGAGCGCGCAGTGCCCGAACATTGGAGAGTGCTGGAACCAGAAGGCCGCGACCTTCATGATGCTCGGCAACCTCTGCACGCGGCGGTGCGGATTCTGCGCGGTTCCCAAGGGCAAGCCGGAGCCGATTGATTTTGATGAGCCCCGGCGCGTGGCCTACGCCGTCGCGCAGCTCGGGCTGCACCACGCGGTCATCACCAGCGTGAATCGCGACGACGACAATGTTGGTGCGGCGCAGGCGTTCGTGAAGGTGGTCGAGGAGATTCGGCTGCAGGCTCCGGGCTGCAGGGTGGAGATTCTCACCCCCGACTTCCAGGGGAATGAGGAGTCGCTGCGGCTTGTGGTCGCGGCGAGGCCGGAGATCCTGAACCACAACATCGAGACGGTGCCCCGGCTGTATCGCGTGGCGAAGTCGGGCGGCCGGTATGAGAGGTCGCTGCGGTTTCTGGAGCACGCCAAGGAGATCGCCGCCGAGACAGGCGAAGAGATTGTCACCAAGACGGGCATCATCGTGGGGATGGGCGAGGAGATCCACGAACTGCTCTCCGTGTTTCGCGACCTGGCAGATCGCCGTGTCGACATCCTGACCATCGGGCAGTACCTGCGGCCTTCACGCGACCATCTGCCGATGATGCGGTACTACACGCCGGACGAGTTCGCCTTCCTCAAGCACGAAGCGCTGGGCATGGGCTTCAAGCATGTGGAGTCGGGGCCGCTGGTGCGGTCGAGCTACCATGCGCAGGAGCAGGCGGAGTCTACCGGGTTGGCGTGA
- a CDS encoding DUF4262 domain-containing protein — protein sequence MTRHSTDPGLTEHERDVLQRLEATGWFVNKIAEDSEGPGFAYSFGLYERYQHPEIIIFGLPPDIMHRLINDIGKRVSGGMRYGDGDQSHDLLEDYSCVFRRVNPLRYRETLTWTMWFYESSDFPALQLFWPDKAHRFPWDPGCSEIFRKSQPDMSRSSTSA from the coding sequence ATGACACGGCACAGTACTGATCCCGGTTTGACCGAGCACGAGAGAGATGTGCTCCAAAGGTTGGAGGCTACAGGTTGGTTTGTTAATAAAATTGCCGAGGACAGTGAGGGTCCAGGCTTCGCTTACTCGTTTGGTCTATATGAACGATATCAACACCCCGAGATCATTATTTTCGGGCTACCACCGGACATAATGCATCGATTGATTAATGACATCGGCAAGCGGGTGAGCGGTGGAATGCGGTATGGCGACGGTGACCAATCACACGACCTATTGGAGGACTATTCCTGCGTATTCCGACGGGTCAATCCACTGCGATATAGGGAGACCCTAACGTGGACTATGTGGTTCTACGAAAGCTCCGATTTTCCGGCTCTTCAACTCTTCTGGCCCGATAAAGCGCATCGTTTCCCATGGGATCCGGGGTGCAGCGAGATTTTCCGAAAGAGTCAGCCTGATATGAGCAGATCTTCTACTTCGGCCTGA
- a CDS encoding CcdC family protein: MMIFAPGSSAVVALLGLIGVLVWRLREGSRQVTLKTIVFPPLGMATGFSMFVVSGFRVPLAWALAAFLIGALVLSYPLIRTSRLVLKQDTVMMHRSKVFFMVVLILFAVRYLARDYVGKIISVQQTAGLFFILAFGMIVAWRTAMFFEYKRLFAHRIPGDLARSSDEQGESRSQER, encoded by the coding sequence ATGATGATATTCGCTCCAGGTTCCTCGGCGGTTGTTGCTCTGCTGGGCCTCATTGGTGTGCTGGTGTGGCGGCTTCGCGAGGGGAGCCGGCAGGTCACGCTCAAGACCATCGTCTTTCCGCCCCTAGGCATGGCCACCGGTTTCTCGATGTTTGTCGTATCGGGTTTCCGCGTTCCTCTCGCCTGGGCGCTCGCAGCCTTCCTCATCGGCGCCCTAGTGCTCTCCTACCCGCTCATCCGCACCTCGCGGCTCGTCCTCAAACAGGACACGGTCATGATGCACCGATCCAAGGTCTTCTTCATGGTCGTGCTCATCCTATTCGCCGTCCGCTACCTGGCGCGCGACTACGTCGGTAAGATCATCTCCGTGCAGCAGACCGCAGGGTTGTTCTTCATTCTTGCCTTCGGCATGATCGTCGCCTGGCGCACCGCCATGTTCTTCGAGTACAAGCGCCTCTTTGCACATAGAATCCCGGGCGACTTGGCCAGGTCGAGTGACGAACAAGGAGAATCGCGCTCGCAGGAACGATAA